The Eublepharis macularius isolate TG4126 chromosome 12, MPM_Emac_v1.0, whole genome shotgun sequence genomic sequence ACTATcccaaaaaaatccaaaaaaaaatctaaacaatcaatcaagtacctttaatggcatacagaaCAAACAAACTATTTACCAATTAGGGAGTTATTTCTTGAATAACTctcagaattttatttatttataggttgcctttcttacagagacttaaggcagattacacaatttaaaacaaatcagTAAAATAGTATAATGCATACGACCTCACTAAAGAAGCTGACATGATCAAATATTACACCATGGCTCATAGTGCTGATCTGAAAAATGAGCTGCTCCTATCTTTCAACTTTCTGTCTTATAACTTCTAACTAAGCCTGTTGAAGAGTCCTGGTGGTATTGAAAGCTTGGACAATGTTTTGTGTCAGtttgtcctaataaaaggtattacacagACTTATGTTCTTGAtttggattctgagtagaccaatATAGCTGTACAACTTTCTTtatacaaaattagagaacaacaCACTAACAGCAGTATAATATTTAGATTACACAGAagtatgggagccttcctgatttCCTCAGCCTGGCCATTCCACTAGATGGAAACCCCAACAAAGAATGCACAAGTACGGGCAACTGTTGATCTAGCTCGTTTGCTCAGATAAGTAAGAATTTCAGCAGGTCAAATGTTGCAGGAGCTGGCTAATCTACAATATATTGTTCATATTGTAGAATTAACAGCATTTTACATAACTTTTAGAAAGATTAAAGGACACAAGAGCAAGATTTAgatccagtatcaccttaaagaccaactggatttccaaggtacgagctttcaagagtcaaagacaCAAGTAAGTTGTCCTTTAATATTTCTAAAAGTTATGTAAAAAGCTGTTTATAATATAAACAGTATATCGTAGGTTAGCCACAAATGGCATCTTGGTAACGTGAATCCTTAACAGTTTCTGGAAGGCTATTCCATAGAACAGCGGCAAGTACAAAAAATACTAGTACTATTAGTACTAATAAAAGTACTAAAAAATAGCAGTGGCCAAACTGATACTTGTGTAAGAGGGAATAACCAATAGGTGTGTGGGTTGATACCAGTCTGATccttgctgtgctggttttctgcttgcagggaaTTCCTAACAAAGCAGAAACATTCCAAAAGATTACCCATTTGTAGTTTGATGTCCAGTCTACTTCTGCAGAAGTTTACTGCTTCAGTTCCACCTCATTTTCTTGCATGTGCACATCAGGCCTCAACTGCTGATGGTAGAGCAGTGGGGCATACCAGAATTCTAGGGTTCAGTCCGACATTGGTTCCCAGACAAATTACTGCAGTGAGAAATGAACCGAAGTTAAAATAGGATGACAGGGCCCAGCTGCTTCTTCCAAAGATAAGCACTTCCTGGGCATAACGGGGACAGCTTTTCAAATCATGTTGTCCCCCGGGGCTCTTCTCTTCCTTGTCATTTCTGCCTCTTTGTGATTTGTTGATAATGGGATACTTgacaccagagctttttttctgggaaaagaggtggtggaactcagtgggttgccctcggagaaaatggtcacatggctggtggccccgccccctgatctccagacagaggggagtttagattgccctctgcgccactcagcggcgcggaaggcaatcgaaactcccctctatctggagatcagggggtggggccaccagccatgtgaccattttcaagaggttccggaactccgttcccccgcgttcccgctgacaaaaagccctgcttgacacTTAAGCCACTTCTGCAAGGGTTATCTGTGCTAAATACAATGCTTTCAGgaagtgattttttttactgcttcgcTGCAACATTGTGGTGCATTTGTTCACTTCCAGGGTTTCCCTggttttctccaatctttcttaATCCTTCTTTGCTCtgaaggtttgggaaagatcacagtaaagcttGTATGGctgatggtttttgtgggttttccgggctgtattgccgtgaggTGGAACTGAAGCAGTAAACTTCTGCAGAAGTAGACTGGACATCAAACTACAAATGGGTAATCTTTTGGAATGTTTCTGCTTTGTTAGGAAttccctgcaagcagaaaaccaGCGCAGCAAGGATCAGACTGGTATCAACCCACACACCTATTGGTTATTCCCTCTTACACAAGTATCAGTTTGGCCACTGCTATATGCTAGCATTTTTAGTACTTGCCGCTGTTCTATGGAATAGCCTTCCAGAAACTGTTAAGGattcacggcaatacagcccggaaaacccacaaaaaacatcgttctccggccgtgaaagccttcgacaatacttgtATGGCTGCTTTGTGGGTGGGAAAATTAGGATTTTAAAGCCCACATGGCAGCTGTTTTCCCCAACCTTTTCCTCACAGCAGTCATGGCTTCCTCATCATCACTGgggggctttttattttttttacaaaatggacGCTAGGTTTTAAAAGGCTGTGTGTCAAACTTGTGCTTCTGCTGTCCTGTATTGTGACTTTGCTCATTGTGACTTTGCtcattcctccctcccattgcTTTGTTTCAGGGTTTGTTGAAGACTGTTATAATGCACTGTTTCTTGTAGAAGACTCTGGAGCCCTGGCTACCCTAGGTTGGTAGACTGGACATCATGGCTGAAGCTGTCCATTACATCCATCTTCAGAACTTCAGCAAGTCTCTTCTGGAAACCCTGAATGGGCAGCGTCTGGGCGGACACTTCTGTGATGTGACGGTGCATATCCAGGAGGCCACGTTGCGTGCCCACCGGTGCGTGTTGGCTGCCGGCAGCCCCTTTTTCCATGATAAGTTGCTCCTGGGCTACTCTGAGATTGAGGTGCCCCCTGTGGTGCCCAGCCAGGTGGTGCGGCAACTAGTGGAGTTCATGTACAGTGGGTCTCTGGTTGTAGCCCAGTCTGAAGCTCTGCAGATCCTCACGGCTGCCTCTATACTACAGATCAAGACCGTTATTGACGAATGCACCCAGATCATTTCCCAGAGCCGCAGCCCGAAGCCTCCGGCTGCTCCTCCATCAGTGCCCCTCTCCCTTCCTAGAGTTCTGCCTGCCAAGCCCCAAGAGCAAGCCCCCAAGGAGGCTATTGGTGGCGTTGCCAGGCCTGGGGACCTTGAGGCCCCCCACCTCGAACCTCCCAAGCTGCTCTGCGCGTCTGAGGTGCGCTATAAGCTGCGTGACCTTCTCTCCTCCCAGCATAGGGAGGCTAGGGTAGCTACCTGCGAGGGAGGCCTGAGCGATGGGGAAACAGGTGCTCCCTATCTGCACTCCACTGAGGCAACAACCAGCTGCCACAGCCGCAAGCAGCGCCAGCCAGTGAGGCTTCAGCTCTCTGACGCAATGCCTGTCATCATCAAGGATGAGGAggagggcagcggggaaggcagggaaggggtggtggaggaacGTGATGCCAAAGTGAGCTGCTTCGCTGAGTGTGGTGGGAGCGGAAGCTTCCCCACCGGCTACAGTGACGAGGCAGAGGCTAAGGATTCTGGGAGCACCAATGGGGCCAGCAGGAAGGAGAGCATCCACTTGGACTATGCCACCTCCGAGGGCCAAGATTTCTTTGGGAACCAAGATGTGTTTTCAGAGTCCTTCATCCCAACCTGGCAGGGGGAGGAAAGCGGCGAAGAGGCCAACCCATCAGCCACACGGGACAGGGAGAAGTTCCACTCGGACTGCAGCTTGGAAGCCTCCAACTTGAGAAACTTGGCGGGGGAGTTCAAGTCAGACTTGGGCGGCCCCTCCTCAGCATTCCCACCTCGCAGCAGTAGTAGCGGCGGTGGAGGAGGGTTGACCTTTGTCTCCTCCCTGGGCATCCAACGGGAGCTGAAGGCTGAGGTCAGTGgtgccaacacagctaccagCACCACAAGCATCTTCCAGTTCCACCTGCCCCAGCCTAGTGGCGTGGCCCAGAGCTTTTACAGCATACAGCAGCAGCAGGATGCAGGAGCCAGCAACATGGTGCAGCTCAGCCCCAGCACCATGGTACCAGGCACCCTGCACGGCGGAGAACAGCAGAGCCAACAGCCTGGTCCCTCGCGCTGCTCCGAACCCTCCTACCAGTGTAGCCATTGCCAGAAAACCTTCAGTTCCCGCAAAAACTACACCAAGCATATGTTCATCCACTCTGGTAACTGCTGCTGGGCAAGATtccatttgggggaggggattgtAGGAGGGGGCAAGGCCTCCGGGAATGGCAGTAAATAGATTCTTCAGAACAGCATCGTGAGTTTGAATGAGATGGATTTTGTCAAATGCTTGATGTGCTAGGTAAACAAGAATTGGGTGCGAGAGGTATGATTGGGAAAAGGAAAGTGTGTTAGGGTTGATTTCTTGTGTGTTTGATGGGCTGGAAAGTCAGAAAAGGCTAGGGGTACATTCTCACAGTCTGGAGTCTCTAGTCATCCCTAGAGGTAGGCAGGCACAGATTGAGATTTTCAGATGGTACAGATAAACTTGATTGGTTTATTTTAGTAGCTTAAAGGCATATTTTCTTCCAGGATAGGTGCCTATCTTGTTGTCGAAGGGTGTGCTTGTCATACCTTTGTTCTTGATATCTGAACTCGCTCCAGATTCAGTGTAGATTTTTGCCCCCACCCTCATGCTTCAGACAGgcttttgaatgttttaaaacattttgttcAGGTTCCCTGCCTGTTTAACCATTTATTCAGCCCTTTTTAAAAGAGCCAGTTTCTTTGATATTTTTAGACTttggctttttgtttttttaaacctgaGCAAGAagagggtgggaggaggaggaatggcTTCACAAACAAGATACAGCCAATCCGCATTCTGCCCAGCCACCTTCTCCTGGAAGAACAGTTTGTTTGGCAAAGGTCTGACTGCAGATCCAGGGCAGGAGGAAGGCCTGTATGTCTATATGTGGCCGCAGAAGACTTCATCTTAGAGAAAGGAAGATCCAAAACCAGATGATTCTCATGGTATTATATATTGCACAAAACACAAAAGAATAATCACCTTTCAAGTTATATATATAGTGAAAAAAATGTTAACAAATATATAAAACATGCTCtgtcaggctgcttccacacagggggGTTTACTCTATTTTTGTGTCTAAATTGGAGTGTGGTCTTTTGGAGCATCCACACAAATGTGTCCCTTAATTTCTActtcctgtgccccccccccccatttactgtgatttttttaaaaatacgatCTTGGTTATTTTaactttatttgcttcatttgtatCCCAAAGGGGCTAACAAGATTccccccttcttcattttatccctcacaatcaccctgggaggtaggttaggctgagagtgggtcACTGGCCCAAGggagcttcagtggcagagtgaagatttgaacctgggctgcCCAGATCCTTGTTTGACCctccaaccactacactatgctttGAAAGACCACAATCAAAGTGCTGAAAGGAAGCTGTGGGATGGGGACCATAGAATGCAGGGCATGGATTGCACGAAATTAAGTATAAAAGCTGCTTGGCTCTAACCCCTTGTGTTCTATTTTAAAACCTAACAAGCTTCAAAGGAGGGCTCCACTGTGTGCTGAAgctcttttttctcttccttccgTACCCCTCTTTGGTTTTTTGTGCTGAACATCCAGCTTAATGAAAAGCCTTGGAACTCAAAACCTCGCTCGTGGTTTTGTACTGTTGTGTTTTGTCCTAATACAAAGTTGTATTTTGTGACAattatttttaacaacaacaacaacaaaaatggttGACACTGACTTCAAGATCTGGTGAAATTTGCAAAACTTCCAGTATTTTTGTATGCCTCTTGACAAACGATATAACTGGAAATAACTGGATTCATTAAATCAAACTGAAGCCGAGGTCATAGGCTTTTaatgtcaaacattgtctttgTTGAGACACTTTTGCAAAAACAGGTTCAATCCAGCTGGTTTTTCTGCTGGTCAAAAGTGGAGGAGGGGCACCTCTGACCACCCAAAAAGCTGCACTGGGGAACATGTGACCagtatggacaaaagccatgtgggacaggggctgtagcAAAGAGCAGTATTGGGCAAAGCTGGCTTAATCCACCCCAGCGGTTTATTTTTAACTTTGGTCAGTTTGCAAAACCAAGATTTGGCTCTGAGATGGTCACGCAAATCTTTATCTGCTTCAACAAATGCCAACTTTATTACCTGTTCTCTGGCTAAACAACTTCAAAAATGGCCCGATACTGGTTTGACACACTGTAGCTAATTTCAGTGGACCTACATTCGGAAAAATTAAACAGCATTGAATTAAGTCACAGTTTTGCAGTATGAAGAATATAGTATGGATTTAGTAAAGGAATATGAAACCAGGGATTAAAACAAACCACtttttccactggaggaaaaggaagggtcccctttgaccatccAAAAAGTTGTGGTGGGAATTACGGGACATGAATGGACAAACCCgtgtgggatggggagggcgtAGAATGGAGGGCAGTTgggcagaaaagctggctggagccAACCCAGTGTCTACAATATCTTGTGTTGTTTACAAGCCCATTGGGTTTCAGCTCATGATCCTTCGGGAATTTTATCTGTCAATATCCAGTATGGTCACCTTTTTATGTTCTCAAAGACGCAAGGTTTCTGGGGCATATTCTTCTCAAGATTTTTGGCATTCCATGCTTCGTGCTGACCTTTCTGTCTTCCTTCCTCTGGCAGGTGAGAAGCCCCATCAGTGCAGCATCTGCTGGCGCTCTTTCTCACTGCGAGACTACCTGCTCAAGCACATGGTGACCCACACGGGGGTGCGTGCCTTCCAGTGCTCCATCTGCTGCAAGCGCTTCACCCAGAAGAGTTCTCTCAACGTCCACATGCGCACCCACCGCCCCGAACGCTTCCAGTGCTGCATTTGCAACAAGTACTTCTCTCATCGCACCCTGCTGGAGCGCCACATGACCACCCACACCGCCTGGAAAGGTGGGCAGCCTGATGCTCCAGGGGCCATTGTTGCCACTGCATCCACTGCTGACTGGAAAGACAAACCAAGCCTCACGGTTGCTGCTGGCGAGGGGACCATTGCTGCCACTGCTACATGGAAGACAGGAGAACCATCTGCAGAGAGTGCTATTACAGCATGGAAAGCAGGAGATCCGGCCTCTGGGGAAGGCAGCCTGGTGGCCTGGAAGGGGGAGGCGACTGGGGAAGGGCCTGTTGCAGCTTGGAAAGGGGATCCAGCCTCAGATGCATCCATGCAGACTCACACGGCCTAGGAAGTTCTCTTTTGCCACTTTATAAAGGGACCTTGCCCAGTCCTCACTGCTCAGACAGGTGGCATCAAGGCCTGCCTCGAGCCACTGAATTGGGAAGGGTACCCAGCATCCTACAAGCTGCAAAACTGTCCAATACAGGTCCAAGGCTTCTCCTATTGCAGGGCAGATGTTTTGGGGTCTGGGAGGCTGGAGGGAGTGTGTCTCATTTTTAGTGAGGTTTCTATCCCACTTTAATGGAGGCAGGCATGTGGGGTTAtctcgttttatcctcacaacacccttgTGGGGTAGGTAAAAGACAGAATGATCATGACTTGCCAAAGTCCACTCTTCATGGTTGAGTGGGGATTTTCAGTGCAAGTCTCTCCATATGACTCTCCATCCACAACAGCGCACTGGCTTTTGGATGCTCGCTGTTAAGAGATGTGGCCAAGGGCACGAATGGGACCACATTCACAATAGATCTAGGAATGCTAGAGCTGCCAACATAAAGCCACCACTTACCTATCTTTGGCATTTAGGAACAGAAACATCtaaaacaagattaaaaaaaagaCTCCAATCATAGGAATGGCATGCTAACAGTCTTAAAGCAGTTCCTGGCCCTCATTGTCAAAATGGTTGATTTCCAGAGATATATACACACATTTAAATTTTAGTTGAGCCTTTCCTCTCTCCCTGTCTTTTTTCAAGTAAGAAATAAATCGGTGCGTATGTAGAGTGCTAAACCATAGAACTAAGATGTTTCACAGAGATTCTTGCTAATCAGCCACAGTTTCAAAGCCTCATTCCTTGACCGAAATAATATAGTGAGTCAACGTGCTGGAGACAGAAATGTTCGACTTTCAAAAGTGGTAGACTTCAGATTGCTGGTGGAGGGTGGAggatcacatgaacacatgaagttgccttctgtTGAGTCAGACCCTTAGTCTGTCAAGGTCTGACTAGTCTACCCTGACTGTTACCAACTTTCCATCTAGAGTAATTtctatcacctgctacctgattcttttcGCTGGAGATGTGCCAGGGATTCagcttgggaccttctgcgtgcaaagatgctctaccattgagatATAGTAGCCAAGCTTGAACGCATCTTTTCATAAAAAGCTCCCTGCAAGAAAGTGAACAGAAttctcagaatttttttttaaaaaaactctattCTTAGGTACCTTGGTGCCCAGTTCCAATAAGGACCAGGAGAAGGGGGTTCTGGACCTGAAATGACCCCAAGGATCCGCTATTTGCTCCACTGGGGCAAAGATATAGGTCTCTGTTTTAGTAACTTCCCAACAGAGCAAATATAATTGAGATATTTATGCTGGCTTTTCGCCCCAGTGCGGGACCCagagtagcttacaacattctgtCTATCTGTTTTATCcacacaataaccttgtgaggtaggttaggctgagagtgtgtgagtggcccaaaatcatccagcaagcttccatggcaggtggGGATTCAGTGCTGGagctcctagatcctagtccaacactcccaACAGCTGCACTATTCTGGCTCAAATAGCAGCTACCTGAAGCTATGTCTGCTCAGGACAATGGCATGGTAGTTGGCTTAATTCCCTCCATCTCTCATGCAGTGGTGCCAATTGGAATCAGGTTCCTGAGTGCCTGATAATTGagttaaaaataacaaaacactgGGCGCTGTGTTTGTGGAGCTCTCAGCATATTATCTCAGAAAATCTGAACTGGAACTTTTCTCCCTGGTatggcaggactttttttttaacatagtgGGGAAATTTTAATGTGGAGGAATATTCAGAAAAAATATTCACCACCTGTAGGCTGAAGTGGTCCAGTCCTTGCTACCCCTTGGGATTCTGTCACCTGTATGTTTCCTACTTGGGGACCAACACTGTGATCTGGACAGAAAAGTGAGCCATCTGAATCCAGTAGCGTGAGAAGCGCGTTGTAGCTGGGGACATGGTTCTGGATCTCATTTTGCTCGTCATGGGCCAACGTTTATCCAGTAAATAGTCCTTGTGGCAACAAAAGGGTTCTTGCACCTGATGAATGTTCTAGCTCAGTGAAGCATGCGTAACTTTCTTTAGTCTTTGGAATCATttatgagaaaaaaataaaatgacaaaCGTACTTTGTACCTTCTCTACTGGCCAGAGGATATTTGTATCCAGGCACTTTGCTGAATGATCACTGACCTGCGGCAGGTATCAGCCCAGAGTGGGAAATGGGTTAGAAGTCAGTCTAGGGCTGGTTTTCTTGGTAGCTCTCGTtgcaaatgcctctgcatttgctgTGATGATAGAGCATCCACAGTTTTCCATGTACTTTCCTTGCCTTACTTCCCCTCCCATAGCTGCTATTTTTTCCCTGAAGCTCTTCTAAAAAATCAATAACTGCTAGATCACTATATTATAATAATCATCTATTGTGCCAGTGTACTTGttcctctgaatccccagctttctttTGAAAAAGTGACCCTCTGCCCTTTTTGTTGTAAAGAGATGCCTTTTGCCCTTACTCAAAgaaagaggctttttaaaaaatgaaaattgggaaattcactacactacattggcttgACTTTTCGTGTCATTGCAACCCCATACTGGTGAAATCCATTGGGgtgatttcttctttttttcttttcctcatttACAGCCCGCCtgtctccccactggggactcaAAGAGTCTTACAGtgttctgttctccattttagGTAAGGCTAAGCGAGTGTGTGACATTCACCCGGCACGCTTTCATAGAGCAGAAATTTGAATCTTAGGTCAACACTCCAATCACTACATTGCACTGATTTAACTGGTTGCTTAAAAGGTACAGAAAGTAAGCTAGATCTTTAGTCCTTTCATCAGATAACGGTGAGCAAGCCTAGACAGGCCTACCCAGAAGTAAGTTCCTTattattcagtgggatttac encodes the following:
- the ZBTB45 gene encoding zinc finger and BTB domain-containing protein 45, whose product is MAEAVHYIHLQNFSKSLLETLNGQRLGGHFCDVTVHIQEATLRAHRCVLAAGSPFFHDKLLLGYSEIEVPPVVPSQVVRQLVEFMYSGSLVVAQSEALQILTAASILQIKTVIDECTQIISQSRSPKPPAAPPSVPLSLPRVLPAKPQEQAPKEAIGGVARPGDLEAPHLEPPKLLCASEVRYKLRDLLSSQHREARVATCEGGLSDGETGAPYLHSTEATTSCHSRKQRQPVRLQLSDAMPVIIKDEEEGSGEGREGVVEERDAKVSCFAECGGSGSFPTGYSDEAEAKDSGSTNGASRKESIHLDYATSEGQDFFGNQDVFSESFIPTWQGEESGEEANPSATRDREKFHSDCSLEASNLRNLAGEFKSDLGGPSSAFPPRSSSSGGGGGLTFVSSLGIQRELKAEVSGANTATSTTSIFQFHLPQPSGVAQSFYSIQQQQDAGASNMVQLSPSTMVPGTLHGGEQQSQQPGPSRCSEPSYQCSHCQKTFSSRKNYTKHMFIHSGEKPHQCSICWRSFSLRDYLLKHMVTHTGVRAFQCSICCKRFTQKSSLNVHMRTHRPERFQCCICNKYFSHRTLLERHMTTHTAWKGGQPDAPGAIVATASTADWKDKPSLTVAAGEGTIAATATWKTGEPSAESAITAWKAGDPASGEGSLVAWKGEATGEGPVAAWKGDPASDASMQTHTA